The genome window CACAACCGGGACATCTCCTCGCGCAGGACGCAAATGGCGAGCGAGCGTTGGCGATGTTCGAGCCTGCCGCCGCACTCGACGGGGTAGATATGGGGGGTCACCTCGGCAAGAATGCGCTGGATGTCGCGATTAGGACCGTGCATTTCGCCCGCGGCCTTCGCGGTGGGGATCATCTTTGTTGTGGCGATGTCGACGATCTGTTCGCGTAGCCGTTGAAGCTCGACGGGAAGCTTGAAATCCATGGGAGGGTTCCTTCTCAGCGGGAAAGGGGAAGCGCCGGGTCGGCGCCAGTCAGCAGGGGTTTGATGACCTTGCCGGTTGCGTTGCGCGGGAGCTGCGTCCGAAACTCGATGGCCTTGGGGCGCTGGTAGCCCGGAAGGTTGCTGCGGCACCATTCGTCCAGCGCCTGCGGCGTCAGGTCCGAGCCGGGGCGGGGGACGGCCACCAACTTGACTATTTCTCCCCAGCGTTCGTCGGGCACGCCCACGACCGCGGCCTCCTGGACATCCGGATGGCCGGCGATCGTCATTTCGATGTCGACGGGGTAGATGTTGACGCCGCCGCTGATGATCATTTCCTTCTTGCGGCCCACCACGTACAGCAGGCCGTCGGCGTCCAGGCGCCCCAGGTCGCCCGTGTGCAGCCATTCGTCCACGAGTGCCGCGTCGGTAGCCGGCTGGTCGCAGAAGTAGCCGGACATCATCCTGGCGCTGCGGCCGATGATTTCGCCGATGGCACCCGTTGGCAGGGCGGCGCCGGTTTCATCGACGATGCGGATGTCGGTGTATAGGACGGGCGTGCCGACCGAACCCGGATGGCAGACTTGCCGCTCTGGCCGCAGCACCGTGGCCAGTCCTTCGGAGATGCCGTACATCGTATACAGATTGGGCGTGAGGCGGCGCAGGGTTTCCGTCCGTACAGTTTCGGGCAGGGGCTCCCCCACCGTGACCAGGCACTGGGTGGAGTCGGGTAAGGGAGTCTGGATACGGGAGTCGGAAAGCATGCGGCGTAACTGCGTGGGCACGAGCAGCGCGTGCGTCACGGCGTGTGCGTGCCAGGCCCGCGCGGCCGACGCCGGATCGAACTTGTCCTCCAGGACCACGCATCCGCCCACCGCCAGGGTGGGCAAGGCCATGATCAAGGCACTGTTGTGGTAAAGCGGCGTGGCGAGCAGGGTGCGGCTCTCGAACGTCAGGCCGAACTCGACGGCATAGATGTGGCATGCCGCGGCCCGGGCTCGATGGCTGTTGACGATGCCCTTGGGACGCGACGTGGTGCCGGATGAAAACATGATGGTGCAGGCCGATTCTGGATCGATTTGGAGATCCGGCTCGGCCTCGGACGCGTCGCTGAGCAGCGCTTCGTAGGAGTCCGGATACCCGCCCGGATCGATCACGAGATCGAGGCGTGTGCAGGACGGGGGTAGGCGTTCGAGCAGTTCCCGGCTGGCCAGTGCGCAACGCACGCCGGCCAGTTGGAAGATGCCAGCGATCTCTG of Pigmentiphaga sp. H8 contains these proteins:
- a CDS encoding class I adenylate-forming enzyme family protein, with translation MPSSLSFSAILAHAARAHPERPALIHGDRRITHAVFNKRVNRLANGLLGAGLAPGDTVAASMPACVEMLEIYWGAAKAGLTLIPMNAMLQAPEIAGIFQLAGVRCALASRELLERLPPSCTRLDLVIDPGGYPDSYEALLSDASEAEPDLQIDPESACTIMFSSGTTSRPKGIVNSHRARAAACHIYAVEFGLTFESRTLLATPLYHNSALIMALPTLAVGGCVVLEDKFDPASAARAWHAHAVTHALLVPTQLRRMLSDSRIQTPLPDSTQCLVTVGEPLPETVRTETLRRLTPNLYTMYGISEGLATVLRPERQVCHPGSVGTPVLYTDIRIVDETGAALPTGAIGEIIGRSARMMSGYFCDQPATDAALVDEWLHTGDLGRLDADGLLYVVGRKKEMIISGGVNIYPVDIEMTIAGHPDVQEAAVVGVPDERWGEIVKLVAVPRPGSDLTPQALDEWCRSNLPGYQRPKAIEFRTQLPRNATGKVIKPLLTGADPALPLSR